The following proteins are encoded in a genomic region of Alphaproteobacteria bacterium:
- a CDS encoding ATP-binding cassette domain-containing protein, translated as MIAFENVRRIYAENGQEHVVLDDISFKVEAGEFVTLFGPNGCGKSTLMNLLTGIDRPSGGVIGGAAALKGQIGFVFQDYRRALLPWRSAAENIMLPLELRGMKRAARQAKLKGLVRRLHPDFDLEQPIYTLSGGQAQMVGLMRALIIEPKILILDEPFSALDYARTLALRQTIMQAAKEFDLTVLFISHDLEEALYLGDRVVFFTKKPTRVAEILDVNFARPRHPDLIGSPDFAALKLKALHVFEGCAGVYL; from the coding sequence ATGATCGCGTTCGAGAACGTCCGCCGCATCTATGCCGAGAACGGGCAAGAGCATGTCGTGCTCGACGATATCAGCTTCAAGGTGGAGGCGGGCGAATTCGTGACGCTGTTCGGCCCGAACGGCTGCGGCAAATCGACGCTGATGAATCTGCTGACCGGCATCGATCGTCCGAGCGGCGGCGTCATCGGCGGCGCGGCGGCGCTGAAGGGCCAGATCGGATTCGTGTTCCAGGATTACCGCCGCGCGCTGCTGCCATGGCGCAGCGCCGCCGAAAACATCATGCTGCCGCTGGAATTGCGCGGCATGAAGCGCGCGGCGCGCCAGGCGAAGCTCAAGGGCCTCGTGCGGCGTCTGCATCCGGATTTCGATCTCGAGCAGCCGATCTACACGCTGTCGGGCGGACAGGCGCAGATGGTCGGGCTGATGCGCGCCCTCATCATCGAGCCGAAAATCCTGATTCTCGACGAGCCGTTCTCGGCGCTCGATTACGCCCGCACGCTGGCTTTGCGCCAGACGATCATGCAGGCGGCGAAAGAGTTCGATCTGACCGTGCTGTTCATCAGCCACGATCTCGAGGAGGCGCTGTATCTCGGCGACCGGGTGGTGTTCTTCACCAAAAAGCCGACGCGCGTCGCGGAAATCCTCGACGTGAATTTCGCGCGGCCGCGCCATCCCGATCTGATCGGCTCGCCGGACTTCGCCGCGCTCAAGCTCAAGGCGCTGCATGTTTTCGAGGGCTGCGCGGGGGTGTATTTATAG
- a CDS encoding NrtA/SsuA/CpmA family ABC transporter substrate-binding protein, with protein sequence MRLARAALAFLLFLPASVSAADKPITFCRPDNLVALLGYVAEENGYFKEEGIAPVFLTATNAKICQDNLVAGKGDMMFGGEGPFTYLGFRAHPLLLVAQLGTNPETAVFARADAGIAAESDLKGKRIGYLPGTVSALYLARLMEKLKLTADDVKLTAMQPPVMPQALRGGMIDAFVMWEPWGDAALKQLGGKAIRLRDPALYNYASVFSVTAAIAQNDPAAVRAVLRALLKAEIFVKDHPAETMRIAAKAVRFDAAVIEKYWPDYDNRITLNPSLTALLEKNARYIIRDDPNFKDKAVPDFRPFIDPSFLRAVAPDRVGEGM encoded by the coding sequence ATGCGCCTTGCGCGGGCGGCGCTTGCTTTCCTGCTTTTCCTGCCCGCTTCCGTTTCGGCGGCGGACAAGCCCATAACCTTCTGCCGTCCCGATAACCTCGTGGCGTTGCTGGGCTATGTCGCCGAGGAAAACGGGTATTTCAAGGAAGAGGGCATCGCGCCGGTTTTCCTGACCGCCACCAACGCCAAGATATGCCAGGACAATCTGGTCGCCGGAAAGGGCGACATGATGTTCGGCGGCGAGGGGCCGTTCACCTATCTGGGATTCCGCGCCCATCCTCTGCTGCTCGTGGCGCAGCTCGGCACCAATCCCGAGACGGCGGTGTTCGCGCGCGCCGACGCCGGGATCGCCGCCGAAAGCGATCTGAAGGGCAAGCGCATCGGCTATCTGCCCGGCACGGTGTCGGCCTTGTATCTCGCCCGCCTGATGGAAAAATTGAAATTGACCGCCGATGACGTCAAGCTTACGGCAATGCAGCCGCCGGTAATGCCGCAGGCGCTGCGGGGCGGCATGATCGATGCCTTCGTGATGTGGGAGCCGTGGGGCGACGCGGCGCTCAAGCAATTGGGCGGCAAAGCTATAAGACTACGCGATCCCGCCTTGTATAATTACGCGTCGGTTTTCAGCGTGACGGCGGCTATCGCGCAAAACGATCCCGCCGCGGTGCGGGCGGTTCTGCGCGCGCTGCTGAAAGCGGAAATTTTCGTCAAGGACCATCCGGCGGAAACGATGCGGATCGCGGCGAAGGCGGTGCGTTTCGACGCGGCGGTGATCGAGAAATACTGGCCGGATTACGATAACCGGATCACGCTCAACCCGTCCCTGACGGCGTTGCTGGAAAAGAACGCGCGCTATATCATCCGCGACGATCCGAATTTCAAGGATAAAGCCGTGCCCGATTTTCGCCCATTTATCGATCCGTCGTTCCTCCGCGCCGTCGCGCCGGATCGGGTGGGAGAGGGGATGTGA
- a CDS encoding ABC transporter substrate-binding protein, with translation MHRLVLLCAALLLSFPARASELEKVIFCRPQSLASELAYIAEQKGYFREQGLDVEFLPSVSGKICQDNLVAGKADFGYVGDGPISYLGFHDHGLRVLAQVQRNPEQALIARRDHGIAREADIKGKRIGYLPGTTSYFYLARLLDKLGLRLDEVKLQPLQPPAMPRALEGGVIDAFVVWEPWGSQAMRLLGDKGIRLRDKTLYDWACLLVATKAMTDERPATVEKLLKAMLKAEAYIRDNTEAVIPLLAETVKMDIEVVKLDWPDFDHGIKLDRSLTGLLAANAHYILRDDANFKDKPMPDFRKSFEPKFLRAVAPERVQEGF, from the coding sequence ATGCACCGCCTCGTCCTGCTGTGTGCGGCGCTTCTGCTGTCCTTTCCCGCGCGGGCGTCGGAACTGGAAAAGGTGATTTTCTGCCGCCCGCAGAGCCTGGCGTCGGAACTGGCCTATATCGCGGAGCAAAAAGGCTATTTCCGGGAGCAAGGATTGGATGTCGAATTCCTGCCGTCCGTCAGCGGCAAGATATGTCAGGACAATCTCGTCGCGGGTAAGGCCGATTTCGGTTATGTCGGCGATGGGCCGATCAGCTATCTGGGGTTTCACGACCACGGCCTGCGCGTTCTGGCTCAAGTGCAGCGCAATCCGGAACAGGCCCTGATCGCGCGCCGGGATCACGGCATCGCGCGCGAGGCGGATATAAAAGGCAAGCGCATCGGCTATCTGCCCGGCACGACTTCTTATTTCTACCTGGCGCGGCTTTTGGATAAATTGGGCCTGCGGCTGGACGAAGTGAAGCTGCAGCCTTTGCAGCCGCCCGCCATGCCGCGCGCCCTTGAGGGCGGCGTGATCGACGCCTTTGTCGTCTGGGAGCCTTGGGGCAGTCAGGCCATGCGCCTTCTGGGCGATAAGGGAATACGTCTGCGCGACAAAACTTTATATGACTGGGCGTGCCTGCTTGTCGCTACCAAAGCTATGACGGATGAGCGGCCCGCCACCGTTGAAAAGCTTCTGAAGGCGATGCTTAAGGCCGAAGCCTATATTCGGGACAATACGGAAGCCGTCATACCCTTGCTTGCCGAAACGGTTAAGATGGATATTGAGGTGGTCAAACTGGATTGGCCGGATTTCGATCATGGAATTAAACTTGACCGCAGCCTGACCGGCTTGCTGGCCGCGAATGCGCATTACATTCTTCGCGACGACGCGAATTTCAAGGACAAACCCATGCCGGATTTCCGCAAGAGCTTCGAGCCGAAGTTCCTCCGCGCTGTCGCGCCGGAGCGGGTTCAGGAAGGATTCTGA
- a CDS encoding NrtA/SsuA/CpmA family ABC transporter substrate-binding protein: MLKSLKLISLVGAALFLFPHGLRAQEAPAQEKPAPEKIIYAGSPGISVPVIVALAKGYFAEEGLEVEYETIETGKLGMEALLAGRADFASVVATNLVYAGFQTDALRVIASYGVSLDDAVMFPADSPIQKPADLKGKKIGLAASTSSQAFLIRLLEKNGMSWGDITPVPLQPPAGAAALIGGQIDAFVTWQPWRTAIRKAFEGKVREIENDGFYPRQSFCAATQAWLDAHPGVAEKLLRALIRAEADINLHPEESARIVAVRTEQDMAFARSYVVPPFRVDMNKDILPLVTSYAEWVVKNQEEFIGKPLPDYGKNLATGPMKAVVPERVGEGM, translated from the coding sequence ATGCTGAAATCATTGAAGCTGATATCTCTTGTCGGCGCAGCGCTTTTCTTGTTCCCCCACGGTCTGCGCGCGCAGGAGGCCCCGGCCCAGGAAAAACCCGCCCCGGAAAAAATAATCTATGCCGGTTCGCCGGGCATCTCCGTTCCCGTCATCGTCGCGCTCGCGAAGGGCTATTTCGCCGAAGAAGGGCTCGAGGTCGAATACGAAACCATCGAGACCGGCAAGCTCGGCATGGAGGCGCTGCTGGCGGGGCGGGCGGATTTCGCCTCGGTCGTGGCCACGAATCTCGTCTATGCCGGATTCCAGACCGACGCCTTGCGTGTCATCGCCTCTTACGGGGTCAGCCTGGACGACGCCGTGATGTTCCCGGCGGACTCGCCGATTCAAAAGCCCGCCGACCTTAAAGGCAAGAAAATCGGCCTCGCCGCTTCCACCTCGTCGCAGGCGTTCCTGATCCGCTTGCTGGAAAAGAACGGCATGAGCTGGGGCGATATCACGCCGGTTCCGCTGCAGCCGCCCGCGGGAGCCGCGGCGCTGATCGGCGGGCAGATCGACGCGTTCGTGACATGGCAGCCCTGGCGCACCGCGATCCGCAAGGCGTTCGAGGGCAAAGTGCGTGAAATCGAGAATGACGGCTTCTATCCGCGCCAGAGCTTCTGCGCCGCGACCCAGGCCTGGCTCGACGCGCATCCCGGCGTCGCGGAGAAATTGCTGCGGGCGCTGATCAGGGCGGAAGCGGATATCAATCTGCATCCCGAGGAAAGCGCCCGTATCGTCGCCGTGCGCACCGAGCAGGACATGGCCTTCGCGCGCAGCTATGTCGTGCCGCCGTTTCGCGTCGACATGAATAAGGACATTCTGCCGCTGGTGACATCCTATGCCGAATGGGTGGTGAAGAATCAGGAGGAATTCATCGGCAAGCCGCTGCCCGATTACGGCAAAAATCTCGCGACCGGCCCGATGAAAGCCGTCGTGCCGGAGCGCGTCGGGGAGGGCATGTGA
- a CDS encoding UTP--glucose-1-phosphate uridylyltransferase, with product MADSIRIAVIPAAGLGTRNFVSPELPKEMLPAFDRPLIHHIIDEAREAGIDRFVFVLSPGKEILPRHFEPHPELEDTLRARGKKDVLDFLSAAALRPEQVEVVYQERPLGLGHAVLCANPYVGDRPFAVMLPDEITLGRPRCLEQMMQAYRRHGGNIIAATNVPRDQTNRYGILKLGAPEGQTAAIEGMIEKPRPDVAPSTSAIVGRYILQPRIFSHLARTGQGAGGEIQLTDAMERLRQEQSFRGFVYPGMRHDCGHLVGLLGCAAAVALQHPRYAAEARAHLSALLAPVRPPPQPGGETGQTPESGIDLAPK from the coding sequence ATGGCCGATTCTATTCGCATCGCCGTGATTCCAGCCGCCGGTCTTGGCACCAGAAATTTCGTGTCGCCGGAGCTTCCGAAGGAAATGCTGCCGGCTTTCGACCGACCGCTGATTCATCATATCATCGACGAGGCGCGCGAGGCGGGCATCGACCGCTTCGTCTTCGTGCTGAGTCCCGGCAAGGAAATATTGCCGAGGCATTTCGAGCCGCATCCGGAACTCGAAGACACGCTGCGGGCGCGGGGCAAGAAAGATGTTCTCGATTTTCTGAGCGCCGCCGCGTTGCGGCCCGAACAGGTCGAGGTGGTCTATCAGGAACGGCCCTTGGGACTCGGCCATGCGGTGCTGTGCGCTAACCCGTATGTCGGCGACCGGCCTTTCGCGGTCATGCTGCCCGACGAGATCACGCTGGGCAGGCCCCGATGCCTCGAGCAGATGATGCAGGCCTATAGGCGGCATGGCGGTAATATCATCGCGGCCACGAACGTGCCGCGCGACCAGACCAACCGCTACGGCATCCTGAAACTCGGCGCGCCCGAAGGTCAGACCGCCGCGATCGAGGGCATGATCGAAAAGCCCCGGCCAGACGTTGCGCCTTCGACGTCGGCGATTGTCGGACGTTATATCCTGCAGCCGAGAATTTTCTCCCATCTCGCCAGAACCGGGCAAGGCGCCGGCGGCGAAATCCAGCTTACCGACGCCATGGAAAGACTGAGGCAGGAGCAGTCGTTTCGGGGTTTCGTATATCCCGGCATGCGTCACGATTGCGGCCATCTAGTCGGGCTTTTAGGCTGCGCCGCCGCCGTGGCGCTGCAGCATCCGCGATACGCCGCCGAAGCGCGCGCTCATCTCAGCGCCCTTCTTGCTCCGGTCCGCCCGCCGCCGCAGCCGGGCGGCGAAACGGGGCAGACTCCGGAAAGCGGGATTGACCTTGCGCCTAAGTAA
- a CDS encoding ABC transporter permease: protein MNARGHRAEFLLGFALMALAWLLFADVGGIANPLLLPPLGEVVKRLWQLVENGALGRDLGATLWRWLQGFAAGAVLGTGAGLVLGALPRLYRMVEGPIEFFRAMPVTAIFPLFLMIFGIGDESKIAMAFMPTFLLMLINAGYGVLHASRDRRRAVRVFGANRWQVFRHVVAFEALPQIFIGLRLALSLSLIVIVVSEMFIGTDTGIGQRIYDSYLTNAVTTLYALLLVLGLTGYVLNKLSVAAEKRCVFWAGRG from the coding sequence ATGAACGCGCGCGGGCACAGGGCCGAGTTTCTTCTGGGGTTCGCGCTGATGGCGCTCGCTTGGCTGCTGTTCGCGGATGTCGGCGGCATTGCCAATCCGCTGCTGCTGCCGCCTTTGGGCGAAGTCGTGAAACGGCTATGGCAGCTTGTCGAAAACGGCGCGCTGGGACGCGATCTTGGCGCGACATTGTGGCGCTGGCTGCAGGGCTTCGCGGCGGGCGCGGTTCTGGGAACCGGCGCGGGTCTGGTGCTGGGCGCGCTGCCCAGGCTCTACCGGATGGTCGAGGGGCCGATCGAATTTTTCCGCGCCATGCCGGTGACGGCGATCTTCCCGCTGTTCCTGATGATTTTCGGCATCGGCGACGAAAGCAAGATCGCGATGGCGTTCATGCCGACCTTTCTGCTGATGCTGATCAATGCGGGCTATGGCGTCCTGCATGCCAGCCGCGATCGCCGCCGCGCCGTCCGGGTGTTCGGCGCGAACCGCTGGCAGGTTTTCCGCCATGTGGTGGCGTTCGAGGCGCTGCCGCAGATTTTTATAGGTCTTCGTTTGGCGCTGTCGCTGTCGCTGATCGTCATCGTGGTGTCGGAGATGTTCATCGGCACCGATACCGGCATCGGCCAGCGGATTTACGATTCCTATCTCACCAACGCGGTGACGACGTTGTACGCGCTCCTGCTGGTGCTGGGGCTGACGGGCTACGTGCTGAACAAGCTCAGCGTTGCCGCCGAGAAACGCTGCGTCTTCTGGGCGGGGCGCGGATGA